One genomic window of Candidatus Nitrospira inopinata includes the following:
- the uvrC gene encoding excinuclease ABC subunit UvrC produces the protein MTRDELHSKLAHLPERPGVYLFKNAQGTIIYIGKAAVLAGRVRSYFQRGADHSPKTALLVSQIADVETMVTRSELEALILESNLVKRHKPRFNIVLRDDKQYPYLRLPIKDDFPRLSIVRRVQRDGALYYGPYTPTNALRETLKVIKHVFPLATCSIDIDGTAERACIEFEIKRCMAPCTGNQTKDEYHQIVRQVRQFLEGRDRELLDELREKMERAAEREEFEEAARLRDRLFKVERMLEKQRVTQVSAVDQDVIGLARQGDAVDLQILFVRGGLLIGRKDFFWPQSADATDEELVRSAIEQFYNKDGQPPREVLTPTALEDATLIEQWLSDKRGEPVRVVAPERGAKHQLILLAEENAAAAVADHLREEERDRQAGAELQRLLRLDQPPRRIEGFDISNTMGDLSVASMVVWEDGRMKKADYRRFKIKTVSGANDFASMKEAVIRRYGAPEGEPSTMTEGLSKPDLILIDGGLGQLSSALEGLKEVGCPNVPALGLAKARGGKEERVFLAGRKNPITLSPTSPATHLLQQIRDEAHRFALTYHRRLRGRSLTTSGIDHVIGIGEVRRNQLLTRFGSLDKVASAGDESLREAGLGPRTIADLRRTLGEKDRDVS, from the coding sequence ATGACGCGCGATGAGCTCCATTCCAAACTCGCTCACCTCCCCGAACGGCCGGGAGTGTATCTGTTCAAAAACGCCCAGGGAACCATCATCTACATTGGCAAGGCCGCCGTCCTGGCCGGTCGGGTGCGATCCTACTTTCAGCGCGGCGCCGATCACAGTCCCAAAACGGCCTTGCTCGTGAGCCAGATCGCCGACGTGGAAACGATGGTCACCCGTTCGGAATTGGAAGCTCTGATCCTCGAAAGCAACCTGGTCAAACGCCACAAGCCGCGATTCAACATCGTCCTTCGCGACGACAAACAATACCCTTACCTCCGGCTGCCGATCAAAGACGACTTCCCGCGACTGTCCATCGTGCGCCGCGTCCAGCGAGACGGAGCCCTCTACTACGGCCCCTATACGCCGACCAACGCCTTGCGGGAGACGTTGAAAGTCATCAAGCACGTGTTCCCGCTGGCGACCTGCTCGATCGACATCGACGGAACGGCGGAACGGGCCTGCATCGAGTTCGAAATCAAACGGTGCATGGCGCCGTGTACCGGCAACCAGACGAAGGACGAGTATCACCAGATCGTGAGGCAGGTCCGTCAATTCCTGGAAGGTCGCGATCGCGAATTGCTGGACGAACTGCGCGAGAAAATGGAACGGGCGGCCGAGCGCGAGGAGTTCGAGGAGGCGGCTCGATTGCGCGACCGTCTCTTCAAAGTGGAACGGATGTTGGAAAAGCAGCGGGTGACGCAGGTCTCGGCCGTGGATCAAGACGTCATCGGTCTGGCGAGGCAAGGCGACGCCGTGGACTTGCAGATTCTGTTCGTCCGCGGAGGCTTGTTGATCGGGCGCAAAGATTTCTTTTGGCCGCAGTCGGCTGATGCCACGGATGAGGAACTGGTTCGATCGGCCATCGAGCAGTTTTATAACAAAGACGGGCAACCGCCCAGGGAAGTTCTGACCCCTACCGCCCTGGAAGACGCAACGTTGATTGAGCAGTGGCTTTCCGACAAGCGGGGGGAACCGGTTCGCGTGGTCGCTCCGGAACGAGGCGCCAAGCACCAATTGATTCTCCTGGCCGAGGAAAACGCGGCGGCGGCCGTCGCCGACCACCTGCGGGAAGAAGAGCGAGACCGGCAGGCTGGCGCGGAGCTTCAACGGCTGCTCAGACTGGATCAGCCTCCTCGACGGATCGAAGGCTTTGACATCTCCAACACCATGGGCGATCTCTCGGTCGCCTCCATGGTCGTCTGGGAAGACGGCCGAATGAAGAAGGCCGACTACCGGCGCTTTAAGATCAAGACCGTCAGCGGCGCCAATGACTTTGCCAGCATGAAAGAGGCGGTGATTCGACGGTATGGCGCGCCCGAAGGCGAACCAAGCACCATGACCGAAGGCCTCTCCAAACCGGACCTGATCCTCATCGACGGCGGGCTGGGGCAATTGTCGTCGGCTCTTGAAGGCCTCAAGGAGGTCGGATGCCCGAACGTCCCGGCCCTTGGCTTGGCGAAGGCCCGAGGCGGCAAAGAGGAACGCGTGTTCTTGGCCGGCAGAAAAAACCCGATCACCCTTTCCCCGACCTCACCCGCGACTCATCTGCTCCAACAGATTCGAGACGAAGCTCATCGCTTCGCGCTCACTTACCACCGTCGCCTGCGTGGGCGATCGTTGACGACGTCCGGGATCGATCACGTCATCGGGATCGGCGAAGTTCGACGCAATCAATTGCTCACCCGATTCGGCAGCCTGGACAAGGTGGCTTCCGCCGGCGACGAGTCTCTTCGCGAGGCAGGCCTCGGTCCTCGGACTATCGCCGATCTTCGGCGGACACTCGGCGAAAAAGACCGGGACGTTTCGTGA
- the dapF gene encoding diaminopimelate epimerase, with the protein MKNGFFRGHGLGNDYLVMDPQELTFKLTPKNVQRICDRHWGLGSDGILALTPSKKADFGLRIFNPDGSEAEKSGNGLRIFARYLHATGKTKKRRFTVETKGGLVSIALHIDRHGDAHEATVEMGRAVFAPAALPCALDVPELIQRPINVAGRTLIFTGVSVGNPHCVVFKPSGKSWSREDLLELGPALETHPLFPKRTNVQLAVPTGRKEIFILIWERGAGETQASGSSSCAAASAAVRLGLVESPVTVKMPGGTLRIDVAPDFSLTMKGPVAEVARGSLSPSFVRTLR; encoded by the coding sequence ATGAAAAACGGGTTCTTTCGCGGACATGGCCTGGGCAACGATTATCTCGTCATGGACCCCCAGGAGTTGACATTTAAGCTCACACCCAAGAACGTTCAACGTATCTGCGACCGGCATTGGGGGCTGGGCAGCGACGGCATTCTCGCGTTGACTCCCTCAAAGAAAGCCGACTTCGGCCTGCGGATTTTCAACCCGGACGGCAGCGAGGCCGAAAAATCGGGCAACGGCCTTCGCATTTTCGCCCGCTACCTCCACGCGACCGGCAAGACGAAAAAGCGGCGGTTCACGGTCGAAACCAAAGGAGGACTCGTGTCGATCGCGCTCCACATCGACCGTCATGGCGACGCCCATGAAGCCACGGTCGAAATGGGGCGGGCCGTCTTCGCGCCGGCGGCTCTTCCCTGCGCTCTCGACGTCCCGGAATTGATTCAACGGCCGATCAACGTCGCGGGTCGCACCTTGATCTTCACCGGCGTGAGCGTGGGGAACCCCCATTGCGTGGTGTTCAAGCCTTCCGGGAAGTCCTGGTCGCGCGAGGATCTGTTGGAGTTGGGGCCGGCCTTGGAAACCCATCCGTTGTTTCCCAAACGAACGAACGTGCAGTTGGCCGTCCCGACCGGTCGCAAGGAAATCTTCATTCTGATCTGGGAGCGAGGGGCCGGAGAAACCCAGGCCTCCGGTTCTTCGTCCTGTGCCGCGGCCAGCGCAGCCGTGCGGCTGGGACTGGTCGAAAGCCCCGTCACGGTGAAGATGCCGGGCGGAACCCTGCGCATCGACGTCGCCCCCGACTTCAGCCTCACCATGAAGGGACCGGTGGCCGAAGTCGCGCGGGGCTCCCTCAGCCCCTCATTTGTCCGAACGTTGCGATAA
- a CDS encoding VOC family protein → MKVTKLLHTRMRVSDLDATIAFYTDVLGVEVVERKTSPRGSQLAFLKVPNSEELIELTCFPPSGPVRVQEDLVHLAFQVESLDQAVASLTEKGIPITDGPTQTSSGSRFIFIDAPDGYEIELIERPAGVKIV, encoded by the coding sequence ATGAAGGTGACGAAACTGCTCCATACGCGGATGCGCGTCAGCGACCTTGACGCCACGATCGCGTTTTACACCGACGTGCTCGGCGTGGAGGTCGTCGAGCGCAAGACCTCGCCGCGCGGATCGCAGCTCGCCTTCCTGAAAGTTCCCAACAGCGAAGAACTGATCGAACTGACCTGCTTCCCCCCAAGCGGGCCTGTCCGGGTGCAGGAAGATCTCGTCCATCTCGCGTTTCAGGTAGAGAGCCTCGACCAAGCCGTCGCGTCGCTGACCGAGAAAGGCATTCCGATCACGGACGGCCCCACTCAAACCTCTTCCGGCAGCCGTTTCATCTTCATTGACGCTCCGGACGGCTACGAAATCGAGTTGATCGAGCGCCCGGCCGGCGTGAAGATCGTCTGA
- a CDS encoding GNAT family N-acetyltransferase, whose product MKTILVRPMRPDDRSAVVRMLDESDPWRTLGYTAADWDRIFCPLPRERDGYVAEIDGQVAGVAVVRRNFLAGDYLELLAVAPWTRRNGVGRMLIEHVEQAVFARTNNLFACVSDFNGRARAFYRKLGYQEIGPMPDFLIPGSSEFLLRKTAGPARDGR is encoded by the coding sequence ATGAAAACCATTCTTGTCAGACCCATGCGTCCCGACGATCGATCGGCCGTTGTTCGCATGCTGGACGAATCGGATCCTTGGCGAACGCTCGGCTATACGGCGGCCGATTGGGATCGTATCTTTTGCCCCCTTCCTCGGGAGCGAGACGGCTACGTGGCCGAGATCGACGGACAGGTCGCCGGGGTCGCGGTCGTCCGGCGGAATTTCCTGGCCGGCGATTATTTGGAACTGTTGGCCGTCGCGCCATGGACGCGCCGGAACGGGGTCGGACGCATGCTGATCGAGCACGTGGAACAGGCCGTGTTCGCCCGGACCAACAACCTGTTCGCCTGCGTGTCGGACTTCAATGGGCGGGCCAGGGCCTTCTATCGAAAGCTGGGCTATCAAGAGATCGGCCCGATGCCGGATTTTTTGATTCCCGGCTCTTCGGAGTTTCTCTTGCGGAAGACCGCAGGACCGGCCAGAGACGGCCGATAA
- a CDS encoding polysaccharide deacetylase family protein: MARRFSLWLIGLLAIGGLAGAVPVQAQVIRSGPPNCPGVALTFDLCPVKKGPGIDTALLDYLIEHRIHSTLFLSGKWIAKHEEEVGRLLSLEWFEIGTHGDAHAHLPFYDARAQRAEILGPVAYLNKRYAHRATLFRPPYGEYDDVTVQVVKALGLRFIQWDIESGDPDPSLSTERILERVTKRLKPGSILVFHANGKGKHTREVIERLTRDVLPQKKLIPMTVGELLDCKETAR, from the coding sequence ATGGCTCGACGATTCTCCCTTTGGCTAATCGGTCTTCTGGCCATCGGCGGTCTGGCCGGTGCTGTTCCCGTTCAGGCTCAAGTCATCAGATCCGGTCCGCCGAATTGTCCCGGCGTGGCCCTCACGTTCGACCTCTGCCCCGTCAAAAAAGGACCAGGCATCGATACGGCGTTGCTGGACTACTTGATCGAGCATCGGATCCACTCCACCCTGTTTCTGTCCGGCAAGTGGATCGCCAAGCATGAAGAAGAGGTGGGCCGGCTGCTGAGCCTTGAATGGTTCGAGATCGGGACGCACGGCGACGCCCACGCGCACTTGCCCTTCTATGACGCTCGCGCGCAACGGGCTGAAATCTTGGGGCCGGTCGCCTATCTGAACAAACGTTACGCCCATCGAGCCACGTTATTCCGTCCCCCCTATGGAGAATACGATGACGTCACCGTTCAGGTGGTGAAGGCGCTCGGCCTTCGATTTATCCAATGGGACATCGAGTCTGGCGATCCCGATCCCAGTCTCTCAACGGAACGGATTCTCGAGCGCGTGACGAAGCGCCTGAAGCCGGGCAGCATTCTCGTGTTTCACGCCAACGGAAAGGGCAAGCACACGCGAGAGGTGATCGAGCGACTGACCCGTGACGTGCTCCCCCAGAAAAAACTGATCCCCATGACCGTCGGCGAGTTGCTGGATTGCAAAGAGACGGCTCGATGA
- a CDS encoding site-2 protease family protein, whose translation MNRPALSWRIGSALGIPIHIHVSWTLIFILVSWTLASDYLPEHLPGLSPARYWAMGGVAAALLFLSVLLHELGHCYAARRYHIPIERITLFVFGGVAQMRKEAPSPRAEALIAVAGPLVSFGLGGACLGSALLLEITRQGSSLHGMIVLCILLGVVNIQLGLFNLLPGFPLDGGRILRAGLWAWGLDFHEATKRAASAGFGFGVLFGLLGLLMLAGSLTGGLSASAASGGGWAVFIGMFLCAASLVSRRQAAFRHVLMTVPVRELMTRTVVSLSPGSTLDEAVNGRFQPYGYGGFPVVDNGRLLGLVTVQDIQSVPTSLWSRRQIDEIMRPAVSSLFVEPEAPILQAMAQMAQGGWDRLIVVQDEKIVGLVTQSVIVRFLQRYRG comes from the coding sequence ATGAACAGGCCGGCCCTCTCGTGGAGGATCGGGTCCGCCTTGGGGATCCCCATCCATATCCACGTTTCATGGACCCTCATCTTTATTCTCGTGAGTTGGACGCTCGCGTCGGACTACTTGCCCGAGCATCTGCCCGGCCTGTCTCCCGCCCGGTATTGGGCGATGGGCGGGGTCGCGGCCGCGCTGCTTTTTCTGTCCGTGTTGTTGCACGAGCTGGGGCACTGCTACGCGGCCCGTCGGTATCACATTCCTATCGAGCGGATCACGCTGTTCGTATTCGGCGGCGTGGCTCAGATGCGCAAGGAGGCTCCCTCGCCGCGCGCGGAGGCGCTCATCGCCGTCGCCGGTCCGCTCGTGAGTTTCGGCCTGGGAGGGGCTTGTTTGGGGTCGGCCCTCTTGTTGGAAATCACTCGGCAGGGATCTTCTCTTCACGGAATGATCGTCCTCTGCATCCTCCTGGGTGTGGTGAATATCCAGCTCGGGCTGTTCAACTTGCTTCCAGGGTTTCCATTGGACGGAGGGAGGATCTTGCGGGCGGGGTTGTGGGCGTGGGGGCTGGATTTTCATGAGGCGACAAAACGGGCCGCTTCGGCCGGCTTTGGATTCGGCGTGCTGTTCGGATTGTTGGGGCTGCTCATGCTCGCGGGATCGTTGACGGGCGGGTTATCCGCTTCGGCGGCGTCCGGAGGAGGATGGGCGGTGTTTATCGGCATGTTTCTCTGCGCCGCATCGTTGGTCAGCCGGCGACAGGCCGCGTTTCGCCACGTGCTTATGACCGTGCCGGTTCGCGAGTTGATGACGAGGACGGTCGTCTCTCTTTCTCCGGGCAGCACGTTGGATGAGGCGGTCAATGGACGATTTCAGCCCTATGGCTACGGCGGGTTTCCCGTCGTGGACAACGGTCGCTTGTTGGGGCTGGTGACGGTTCAGGACATCCAATCGGTGCCGACGTCACTTTGGTCCAGAAGACAGATCGATGAGATCATGCGCCCGGCGGTGTCGTCGCTGTTTGTGGAGCCGGAGGCCCCGATTCTCCAGGCGATGGCGCAGATGGCGCAGGGAGGGTGGGATCGGCTCATCGTCGTGCAAGACGAGAAAATCGTCGGTTTGGTCACGCAGTCGGTGATCGTGCGGTTTCTGCAACGATACAGAGGGTGA
- a CDS encoding NADH-quinone oxidoreductase subunit N produces the protein MTLSSGDLLLILPELLVVAAACAVLAIEPIMAPHQRDGLAWLSLGTLAVCMGLIASQLGNQAEAFGGFVKIDDYACFWKLLLCLVSGLTVLLSYSYLKEERLQVGEYYAFVLLALAGMMVMVSAADLLTIYLGTELMSLSLYVMAGLKRAEPRSLEASAKYFVLGAFSSGILLFGISLLYGATGSTRLPAIAAAVAGHGLDAPLPLVATILLAAGFGFKLAVVPFHMWTPDVYQGAPTSVTAFMAVASKAASFGAFLRVFVEGLGGLKTDWSFLFLLICIATLVLGNSVALVQTNIKRMLAYSSIAHAGYAMIGVVASGRSPELAGNAIGIASVLLYLAFYAFMTFGAFAVVAMLRKGDVEGDEIEDFTGLAKRHPLAALLMLVFMVSLAGIPPTAGFIGKFYVFMSAVEAGLAWLAVVALVFAVVSAYYYLRVVMVMYMRDPDASTAASPRLVLSPAISIVLACAIAGVVILGLYPGPLVNLAVQAVQALQ, from the coding sequence ATGACGTTGTCGTCCGGCGATCTGTTGCTCATTCTCCCGGAGCTTTTGGTGGTCGCCGCGGCTTGCGCCGTGCTCGCGATCGAGCCGATCATGGCCCCTCATCAACGGGACGGGCTGGCTTGGCTGAGCCTGGGCACCTTGGCCGTCTGCATGGGGCTCATCGCCTCGCAACTGGGAAATCAGGCGGAGGCGTTCGGCGGGTTCGTCAAGATCGACGACTACGCCTGTTTTTGGAAGTTGCTGCTGTGCCTCGTATCCGGCCTCACAGTCCTTCTATCCTACTCGTATTTGAAAGAAGAACGGTTGCAGGTCGGCGAATACTACGCCTTTGTCCTGCTGGCCCTTGCCGGCATGATGGTCATGGTCTCGGCGGCGGATCTTCTGACCATCTACCTGGGCACGGAATTGATGTCGCTGTCGTTGTACGTGATGGCCGGGCTCAAGCGGGCGGAGCCCCGTTCGCTGGAAGCGTCCGCAAAATACTTCGTTTTGGGCGCGTTTTCATCCGGCATTCTGCTCTTCGGCATTTCCTTGCTCTACGGAGCGACGGGCAGCACCAGATTGCCCGCCATCGCGGCGGCCGTCGCCGGCCACGGCTTGGACGCCCCGTTGCCTCTCGTGGCCACGATCCTGCTGGCGGCCGGTTTCGGATTCAAGCTGGCCGTGGTGCCGTTCCACATGTGGACGCCCGACGTGTATCAAGGCGCACCCACCTCCGTCACGGCGTTCATGGCCGTGGCGTCCAAAGCCGCCAGTTTCGGCGCCTTTCTCCGCGTCTTTGTCGAAGGATTGGGCGGCCTCAAAACCGATTGGTCGTTTTTGTTTCTCCTCATCTGCATCGCGACGCTGGTGTTGGGAAACAGCGTGGCCCTGGTCCAGACCAACATCAAACGGATGTTGGCCTATTCGAGCATCGCCCACGCCGGCTACGCCATGATCGGCGTCGTGGCCTCGGGACGATCGCCGGAACTCGCGGGCAACGCGATCGGCATCGCCAGCGTCTTGCTCTACCTCGCGTTTTACGCGTTCATGACGTTCGGGGCGTTCGCCGTCGTCGCGATGCTTCGGAAGGGCGACGTCGAGGGAGACGAGATCGAGGATTTCACCGGCTTGGCCAAACGCCATCCGCTCGCCGCGCTGCTGATGCTCGTGTTCATGGTGTCGCTGGCCGGCATTCCGCCGACGGCCGGGTTCATCGGAAAATTTTACGTCTTCATGTCGGCGGTGGAGGCGGGACTCGCCTGGTTGGCCGTCGTCGCGTTGGTCTTCGCCGTCGTCTCCGCTTACTACTATCTCCGCGTCGTGATGGTCATGTACATGCGCGACCCCGACGCATCGACGGCCGCGTCGCCGCGTCTGGTGCTGTCGCCGGCCATATCAATCGTCCTGGCCTGCGCGATCGCTGGCGTCGTGATTTTGGGCCTGTATCCCGGCCCGCTCGTGAACCTTGCCGTCCAAGCCGTGCAGGCCTTGCAATAA
- a CDS encoding NADH-quinone oxidoreductase subunit M — protein MTDSFPWLTVLIFLPLAGAAVLCLVKESTVRPIALGITIAEFAVATPLWWLFDSSSTSMQFTEQAVWIPRPPIQYHVGLDGISLPLVLMTTVLLPLCVLISWRSVETRIKSFMALLLVMEGAMIGVFASLDFVLFYIFWEAMLIPMYLLIGVWGGPNRLYATVKFVLYTLAGSVLLLVAILVLYAQADTFDILRLTGGSYSPTLQFWLFLAFFAAFAVKVPMFPFHTWLPDAHVEAPTAGSVILASVLLKMGTYGFLRFSLPMLPDASKAFTPLMVALSIIAIIYGAYMALAQTDLKKLIAYSSVSHMGFVTLGLFTFNLQGIEGAVLQMVNHGITTGGLFLCVGIIYDRTHSRLIADNVGLAKPMPRYATCLVIFALSSLGLPGTNSFVGEFLVLAGTFLTNKLAATLASLGIILAAAYLLWMVQRVAFGVPSPVFLPKLHDVNVREAAALIPLVILVFWIGVFPNPLVGRLHPSVNQVLVRTLPQPPAEVETMRRHDDTTGPEAPPAPSGEVALVQRTDVAHVPSPNGAEGVEPSRKEGRP, from the coding sequence ATGACGGATTCATTTCCCTGGCTGACCGTTCTGATCTTCCTCCCGCTGGCGGGAGCGGCGGTGCTGTGTCTGGTCAAGGAATCCACCGTCCGGCCGATCGCCCTCGGGATCACGATTGCCGAATTCGCGGTCGCGACGCCCCTCTGGTGGCTGTTCGACTCCTCTTCCACTTCCATGCAGTTTACCGAGCAGGCCGTCTGGATCCCCCGACCTCCCATTCAATACCACGTGGGGCTCGACGGCATCAGCCTGCCGCTCGTGTTGATGACGACCGTGTTGCTGCCCCTCTGCGTCTTGATCTCCTGGCGCTCGGTCGAGACGCGGATCAAGAGCTTTATGGCCCTGCTCCTGGTGATGGAAGGAGCCATGATCGGCGTGTTCGCCTCTCTCGATTTCGTGCTGTTTTACATTTTTTGGGAGGCGATGCTGATTCCGATGTATCTCCTCATCGGAGTGTGGGGCGGGCCGAATCGTCTGTACGCCACGGTGAAATTCGTGCTCTATACCCTGGCCGGCAGCGTGTTGCTGCTCGTCGCCATTTTGGTGCTGTACGCCCAGGCGGACACCTTCGACATCCTTCGCTTAACCGGCGGCTCCTATTCTCCAACATTGCAATTCTGGCTGTTTCTGGCCTTCTTCGCCGCTTTCGCGGTGAAAGTTCCGATGTTTCCATTCCACACCTGGCTGCCCGACGCCCACGTCGAGGCCCCCACCGCCGGCAGCGTCATTCTCGCCAGCGTGTTGCTCAAAATGGGGACCTATGGGTTCCTGCGGTTCAGCCTGCCGATGCTGCCCGACGCGTCGAAGGCGTTCACGCCGCTGATGGTCGCCCTTTCCATCATCGCCATCATTTACGGCGCCTATATGGCGCTGGCTCAGACCGATCTGAAAAAGCTCATCGCCTATTCGAGCGTGAGCCACATGGGATTCGTCACACTGGGGCTCTTCACCTTCAATCTGCAAGGCATCGAAGGCGCCGTGCTGCAGATGGTCAACCACGGCATCACCACCGGCGGCCTGTTTCTCTGCGTCGGCATCATTTACGATCGGACCCATAGTCGGCTCATCGCCGACAACGTCGGGCTCGCGAAGCCGATGCCCCGCTACGCTACCTGCTTGGTCATCTTCGCCTTGTCGTCGCTCGGCTTGCCCGGCACCAACAGTTTCGTGGGCGAATTCCTGGTGCTGGCCGGGACTTTTCTCACGAACAAACTCGCCGCGACCCTGGCCTCGTTGGGGATCATTCTCGCCGCCGCGTATCTCCTGTGGATGGTCCAACGGGTGGCCTTCGGCGTCCCGTCCCCCGTTTTTCTGCCGAAGCTTCACGACGTGAACGTTCGCGAGGCGGCCGCACTGATTCCTCTCGTGATACTGGTGTTCTGGATCGGGGTTTTCCCCAATCCCCTCGTCGGCCGCCTGCACCCCAGCGTGAACCAAGTCCTGGTCCGTACACTGCCCCAGCCTCCCGCCGAGGTCGAGACCATGCGCCGCCACGACGATACGACCGGACCGGAAGCTCCTCCGGCCCCGTCAGGAGAAGTCGCTCTCGTGCAACGGACGGACGTCGCCCACGTCCCATCGCCCAACGGGGCGGAGGGCGTCGAGCCTTCGCGGAAAGAAGGCCGCCCATGA
- the nuoL gene encoding NADH-quinone oxidoreductase subunit L translates to MPYALIPLLPLLSFLILGLAGHWIKDKAHLIAVPAVVLSFLLSITTLSEAIDGHNMTIPLYTWLVSGSLDVHIGLSIDRLTAVMLLLVTGVSSLVHVYTIGYMHGEPGYARFFSYIALFTFSMLMLVLADNLLQLFIFWEAVGLCSYLLIGHWYERPSACAAATKAFLVNRVGDFGFLLGLLLAWVTFGSLNYHEIFAAARETAAQTINLLAPFGGIWEVSVLTLLCLLLFTGAVGKSAQVPLHVWLPDAMEGPTPISALIHAATMVTAGVFMVARLAPLYNLSLVAMDVVAVVGALTMVFGATIALTQTDIKRVVAYSTVSQLGYMVMACGLGAYVSGMYHLLTHGAFKALLFLGCGSVIIALHHEQDMRNMGGLKDKLPITYWTFVIGSLALAGFPLTAGFFSKDDLLVAAWSSGSLGQMLAIAGLFTALMTAFYSFRLVFVMFWGPSRVDPHQADHVHEPSGVITGPLIILAMLSIATGYLGIPSFLEPVFATDAPVEPHGAAGIGIMIAATLAGLTGIAGAYYVYVLNPGLPDRLARRWESLYRGSLNKWYVDEAYDRLFVRTTVSAAVALWKRIDVAVIDGAVNGIGRAVAWGGWLLRLVQSGETQHYALAMAAGIVVMVTIFFLS, encoded by the coding sequence ATGCCGTACGCTCTCATCCCACTGTTACCCCTGCTGTCTTTCCTGATCCTCGGGCTCGCCGGCCATTGGATCAAGGACAAGGCGCATCTGATCGCCGTGCCGGCCGTCGTGTTGTCGTTTTTGCTGTCCATCACCACGTTGAGCGAAGCGATCGACGGGCACAATATGACGATCCCGCTCTACACCTGGCTCGTCTCCGGCTCTCTCGACGTCCACATCGGCCTGTCCATCGACCGGCTGACGGCCGTCATGCTCCTGCTGGTCACCGGCGTCAGCTCGCTCGTCCACGTGTACACCATCGGGTACATGCACGGCGAGCCGGGATACGCGCGCTTCTTCAGTTATATCGCCCTGTTCACCTTCTCCATGCTCATGCTGGTGTTGGCCGACAATCTTCTTCAGCTTTTCATCTTCTGGGAAGCGGTCGGCCTCTGCTCTTATCTCTTGATCGGCCATTGGTACGAGCGCCCTTCCGCCTGTGCGGCGGCGACGAAGGCTTTTCTGGTCAACCGCGTCGGCGACTTCGGGTTTCTGCTGGGCCTGCTGTTGGCATGGGTCACGTTCGGCTCGCTGAACTATCACGAAATTTTCGCCGCCGCGCGGGAAACCGCCGCGCAAACGATCAACCTCCTCGCCCCCTTCGGTGGAATCTGGGAGGTCTCGGTTTTGACCCTTCTCTGCCTTTTGCTGTTCACAGGCGCGGTCGGCAAGTCGGCGCAAGTCCCGCTGCACGTGTGGCTGCCCGACGCAATGGAGGGACCGACGCCCATCTCGGCCCTGATCCACGCGGCGACGATGGTCACCGCCGGCGTCTTCATGGTGGCTCGGCTGGCGCCGCTCTACAACTTATCCCTCGTCGCAATGGACGTGGTGGCCGTGGTCGGAGCGCTGACGATGGTCTTCGGCGCGACCATTGCGCTGACCCAGACGGACATCAAGCGCGTGGTGGCCTACTCGACGGTCAGTCAACTGGGCTACATGGTCATGGCCTGCGGGCTCGGCGCCTATGTCTCCGGCATGTATCATCTGCTGACTCACGGCGCGTTCAAAGCGTTGCTGTTTTTGGGTTGCGGGTCCGTCATCATCGCGCTTCATCATGAGCAGGATATGCGGAACATGGGCGGGCTGAAGGACAAACTCCCGATCACCTATTGGACGTTCGTGATCGGCTCCCTGGCGCTGGCCGGTTTTCCCCTGACGGCGGGGTTTTTCAGCAAGGATGATCTCTTGGTGGCCGCTTGGTCGTCCGGGTCGCTGGGACAAATGCTCGCGATCGCCGGCTTGTTCACCGCCCTCATGACGGCCTTTTACAGTTTCCGGCTGGTCTTTGTGATGTTTTGGGGGCCGTCGCGCGTCGATCCGCACCAGGCCGATCACGTGCATGAACCGTCCGGCGTCATCACCGGGCCGCTCATCATCCTGGCGATGCTCAGCATCGCGACCGGATACCTCGGCATCCCGTCATTTTTGGAGCCGGTGTTCGCAACCGACGCCCCCGTGGAACCCCACGGCGCCGCCGGCATCGGCATCATGATCGCGGCGACGTTGGCGGGCCTGACCGGCATCGCGGGGGCCTACTACGTCTATGTGCTCAACCCCGGCTTGCCCGACCGCCTGGCTCGTCGGTGGGAAAGCCTGTATCGAGGCTCTCTGAATAAATGGTACGTGGACGAAGCCTATGACCGGCTGTTCGTGCGGACGACGGTGTCCGCCGCCGTCGCTCTCTGGAAACGAATCGACGTCGCCGTGATCGACGGGGCCGTCAACGGCATCGGGCGGGCCGTTGCCTGGGGCGGGTGGCTGCTCCGGTTGGTTCAAAGCGGGGAAACGCAACACTACGCCTTGGCGATGGCGGCCGGCATCGTCGTGATGGTGACGATTTTTTTCCTGTCCTGA